In Pyxidicoccus xibeiensis, the genomic stretch GCTTCACGCGGATGTGCGGGGCCACGGTGCCCATGCGGCTGGCGCTCCAACTGGAGCGGGTGAAGGACCAGCCGGACGCGCTGGTGCAGCTCGGCGTGGCGCATGCGACGGTGCAGTGCATGGAGCTGTTGTCGCGCGGCGTGCCCGGCATCCACTTCTACACGCTCAACAAGTCCCCGGCGACGCGGATGATTGTGAGCGCCCTGAGAGCCCGCTCATGAGTGGTCCTGGAATCCAGCTCCCCCCCACCGACCCGCGCCACAAGGTGCTGAACATCGTCCGGCCGCCGGCGTTCTTCCTGCTGTGCGTGGGCGTGCTGAACATCATCTATAACGTGGCCGGCTTCATCCTGGCGGCGCTCCGGGTGACGTCGCCGTTCACCCCGGCGGGCGCCACGCCCACCGCGCTGGAGCTGAGCCCCACGCTGGCGCTGATGCTGCTGGTGGGCATCCTCTGCGGCGTGCTGTCCACGTGGGGCGCGCTGAACGCGCTGAACCTCAAGGGCTACGGGCTGGCCACGGTGGGAGGCATCACCGCGCTGTACATCCTGTCTCCCGGGTGCGTCATCGGCGTGCCCGTGGCCATCTGGATGATGTTCACCCTGCGCCGCGACGGCGTGCGCGAAGCCTTCCAGGCCTGAAGGGCCGCCCCATGCGCACCCTGCGATTCCTGCTGACCGGGCTGGGCAACGTGGGCCGGCCCTTCCTCGAAATCCTCCACGAGCGCGCGGCGCTGATGCGCGAGCGGTACCGGCTGGAGCTCGTGCCGGTGGGCGTGGCGGACTCGGGAGGCGCGGCGGTGGACGCACGCGGGCTGGACGTCCCGGCGGTGCTGGAGGCGAAGCGGGCGAAGCGCTCGGTGGCGACGCTGCCGGGCGTGGGCCGGCCGGGGATGGGCGGGCTGGCGCTGGTGCGCGAGGTGGAGGCGGACGTGCTGCTGGACGCCACGCCGACGAACCTGAAGGACGCGCAGCCCGGACTGGACATCGTGCGCGAGGCGCTGCGGCGGGGGATGCCGGCGGTGCTCGCGAGCAAGGGCCCGCTGGTGCTGGCGTTCCAGGAGCTGGCGGCGCTGAGCGACTGGACGTCCCCCCGGAACCCGGCGCTGCGCTTCAGCGGCGCGGTGGGCGGGGCGCTGCCCACCGTCAACGTGGGCTGGAGGGACCTGGCGCTCGGGAAGCTGGGGCTGCTGGAGGGCGTGCTGAACTCCACCAGTCACCTGATGCTGTGCCGGATGGGCGAGGGGCGCACGTACGAGGAAGCGCTCAAGGAGGCGCAGGAGGCTGGCATCGCCGAGCCGGACCCGACGCTGGACGTGGACGGCTGGGACACGGCGAACAAGCTGGTCATCCTGGCCAATGCCGTGCTGCGCGTGCCCACGACGCTGAAGGACGTGGCGGTGACGGGCATGCGCGGGGTGACGCGCGAGGAGCTGGACGCGGCGCGGGCGCGCGGTGGACAGGTGCTGCTGCTGGCGCGCGCGGAGCCTCGAGGGGATGGGACGTGGGCGTTGAGCGTGAAGCCCACGGTGGTGGGGGGAGAGCATCCCCTCGGGCGCCTGGGCGCGCGGGACATGGGGCTGGTGTACCGCAGCGACATCCACGGACGGGTGACGCTGCTCAGCGGCGACGAGGGCGCGTGGGGCGCGAGCGCGGCCATGCTGCGCGACGTGCTGGACGTCGCGCGGGAGTAGGGCCCCCGGTGGACTCCGGGGCGCGAGTCCCTGCATGTTCACAGCGATGGCATCGTCACCGTCAACACCTGCTCCGCAGGCGACAGCGACACCCTCACGGGCTGGCAATTGGAGGTACCGCCGGCCGCGCCCGCGTCGGGTGCCTGGCCCCCTTGCGGCTGCACCGCCGAGAGACAGACCTTGTAGGAGCCTGGACTGACACTGGCGAAGCGCGCCGGCTCCGTCGGAGAGAGAGTCTGCACCTGGGAAGCCCCCTCCTGCGTGGCCGAGGTGCCCTGGGGGCCCGAGGCCAGGAGCAGCACCCGGGCCAGGGCCGCGCGCGCCTGCCCCTCCGGAGACTCCGCGCGGACCAGCAAGGTCACCTCTCCCCGAGGCAGCTCCAGGTCCGCGCGCGCCATGGCATTCGCGGTGACGGTGACAGTGGCCCGCTGCACCTGTTGGCCGGCGCCGGAGTCCACCACCGCCGCCACCGTGTACGTCCCGGGCGCGAGGCTGTCGAAATGGAAGCCCCCTTCCGTCCCGGTACTGCCGCTCGTCCCGCCCGCCGGGGAGCTGGGGTTGGTCACGATGATGAGCGCGCCGCTGACAGGCTCACCACCGCGCCGCACCGTCCCCTCGAGCTGTCCCACCGCCTCCAAGCGCAGTTCCACGCCTGTCTGGTCCGCCATGCCCTCCTCCACCCGGAGGAAGCGCGAGCGGCCCTGCTCGGCATGCTCGGCGGCGAGCTGCAGCGGGGAGATGGCGAGCCCTTCCAGGGAGAAGCGTCCCTCCGCGTCCGTTTTCACCTGCTGGAGGCCATGCTCCAGCTCCGCGGCCTGGCCCACCACCACCCCGCGAAGGGGCTGCGAGACGGAAACGGTGGCATCCGCGACAGGCGCCCCACCCCGGTCCACTACCCGACCGGAGAGCTGACGCCCTCGCTGAAGCTCCAGCGCGCCCAGGTTCGTATCCTGGTCCTCCTCCACCTTGACGCGCGGAATCGGCTTCGTGAGGAAGCCACGGCCGGAGACGTACAGCGTGTACTCGCCCGCGGGAATGTCCTGGAGCCGGAAGCTTCCGTCACCTGCGCTGAACGTCACCCCCGACGCCCCACGAAGGGTGACAGTGAAGGACTCCGGAACCGAGCCGTCCGCCTTGCGCACGTGGCCCGCCACGGCCCCCCCTCGGCGCAGGCGCAGCACCACCTCCGAATCGCCCGTTTCGGCCTTCACCGGCTCCACCAGCCAGGCCAGACGCTGGTGCCCGGGTGTGCCTGGAGGCGCCGCGCGGAGCTGATAGGCCCCCGGCACCAGCCCGCGCAGCTCGAAGCGCCCGCCGGCGTCCGCCACCGTGGCGAGGCTCCCACGCAGCGTGCCCTCCACGCGTCCGCGCGAGAGGGGCGAGGCGGGCTCGGCCATGACCACGGCCTCGCCGATGGGCTGGCCGCTGGAGGACTCCACGCGTCCCCGAACCATGCCGTTGGCATCCAGGATGAGTTCGAGCTGCTCCCCCGCGCCGTCCTGGGCGAGGTCGACGAAGCGGGTGGTGGACGAGGCCGAGGCGTGAACGGCGGCCACCGCTACGCGCCGCCTGGGCAGGTCCTCCAGGAGGAAGGCGCCCCGCGCGTCGCACGTGGCCTGCCGTGCGATGGAACGGCTCATGCCTTCGTCCAAGACCACCCGTACGACGGCGCCCGACACGGGCTGGCCATGGCCATCCACCACCGTGCCGGACAGGCGGGCCGCGTCGCCCAGGGTGACCGTGACGCCCTCCGCCGCACGTTGCCCGTCCAGCCGTACCGGCGTGGACGTCCCGGGGGCATGCCGGCTGCCGGAGGCGGTGAAGCGGTAGGTACCAGCATCGAGGTTCTCCATCCGCCAGCGGCCCTCCGCGTCCGCCGTCACGCCATCCCAGCGCGCATCCGTCAATGCCTGCGTGGTACGGGTCTGCGGCAGCGGGGTGACACGAGCGCCCGGAACCGGGGTGCCGCGAGCATCCACCACCGTGCCGGACACCGCCGCACCGGAGCGCAGCTCCACCTGCACCGACTGCGGCACGGCGGAGGCCGCTCCCACATCCACCACGCGCCACACCGGGGAGAAGCCTGGCGCCGAAACCTTCAGCGTGTGG encodes the following:
- a CDS encoding MSCRAMM family protein, encoding MKRFLMLAIGGVVVVVAFLLGRALTAPAPGAEVQSRSPAEPRGAARAVAVAGPQARNRGPSEVPALALVADADAAGALRLQGLVLDSRELPVEGALVRLDSSAVAPVRTGKDGTFLFTRLPARAWQLEAFHDSEMAGPVTFWLNERTEPVVLHLVAAASLQVHVVEAGSRRALGGASVELRVPRPRAVDADASGLALLQGLPSGRHTLKVSAPGFSPVWRVVDVGAASAVPQSVQVELRSGAAVSGTVVDARGTPVPGARVTPLPQTRTTQALTDARWDGVTADAEGRWRMENLDAGTYRFTASGSRHAPGTSTPVRLDGQRAAEGVTVTLGDAARLSGTVVDGHGQPVSGAVVRVVLDEGMSRSIARQATCDARGAFLLEDLPRRRVAVAAVHASASSTTRFVDLAQDGAGEQLELILDANGMVRGRVESSSGQPIGEAVVMAEPASPLSRGRVEGTLRGSLATVADAGGRFELRGLVPGAYQLRAAPPGTPGHQRLAWLVEPVKAETGDSEVVLRLRRGGAVAGHVRKADGSVPESFTVTLRGASGVTFSAGDGSFRLQDIPAGEYTLYVSGRGFLTKPIPRVKVEEDQDTNLGALELQRGRQLSGRVVDRGGAPVADATVSVSQPLRGVVVGQAAELEHGLQQVKTDAEGRFSLEGLAISPLQLAAEHAEQGRSRFLRVEEGMADQTGVELRLEAVGQLEGTVRRGGEPVSGALIIVTNPSSPAGGTSGSTGTEGGFHFDSLAPGTYTVAAVVDSGAGQQVQRATVTVTANAMARADLELPRGEVTLLVRAESPEGQARAALARVLLLASGPQGTSATQEGASQVQTLSPTEPARFASVSPGSYKVCLSAVQPQGGQAPDAGAAGGTSNCQPVRVSLSPAEQVLTVTMPSL